From a region of the Catharus ustulatus isolate bCatUst1 chromosome 11, bCatUst1.pri.v2, whole genome shotgun sequence genome:
- the FHOD1 gene encoding FH1/FH2 domain-containing protein 1 isoform X1: MAVVEAAEATVQCRVQYLEDADPFAFGSFPEPRRAPVHAVEEALALGAQLPALHRLVGCPLPLEDCTLQISPSGHYLDLDLSLLEQKDDLEGFYEEVRKGRRPTLILRTQLSVRVHAIIEKLYNSQGPELRRSLFSLKQLFQEDKDLVPEFVNLEGLTCLIKVGAEADQNYQNYILRALSQIMLFMDGMQGVINHNETVQWLYTLSGSPFRLVVKTALKLLLVFVEYTEPNALLLIRAVNAVDQAKGACPWSNLMAILEQRNGADTELLVFAMTLINKTLAALPDQDTFYDVTDCLEQQGMEQVVQQYLGSKGTDLDLKQQFTLYESALKLEDDVEEPPLGGRKERRRTDEGRRGWRSQGGSQDASADAQPLLGSPGTPKEPPAENILPIPAPNNPAEPTSIYNSTSSVRLALASPPAEKEQPPGPGERSVYKARFLENLAAAQKEKISSMAKGRLDVLSDTTLEHPTALAWERDHGTSDSGMEPPSIRSRLVRPDITDSCSTISSDTKFMLDMLFAKGSSESGREKTFHERPLSPQIQGEAEMDTKGSSSQEQESARHCARASDGPVASAHAKLVRAMSSIDDETHTQKLENTRMMPIKKDTELTWERLETIPVQLKIKDLDFTDLGEEEDFDILDTGPVTNGSFVPPDIEAMSAGTFMAPPPPPALPGCPPPPPPPPAIPGCPPPPPPPPALPGCPPPPPPAVPSCPPPPGLPGPSTTDGPSQAKKKRTVKLFWKELKQLDDTVGPGRFGQGTLWASLQNVEVNAAKLEHLFESRSKEAPTSKKATDGKKVVVVLDPKRSNAINIGLTVLPPIHIIKTAVLNFDEFAVSKEGIEKILTMVPTEEEKQKIQEAQLANPDVPLGSAEQFLLSLSSISDLTARLQLWAFKLDYESLEQEIAEPLFDLKLGMEQLARNHTFKCILATLLATGNFLNGSQSRGFELGYLEKVSEVKDTVHRQSLLYHLCQMVVEKFPETTDLYSEIASITRSAKIDFEELANSLVQLERRCRSSWHNLKVIAKHETKPVLKTKLTEFLKDSTQRIIVLKVVHRRVLNRFHSFLLYLGYPASAAREVKVTSICKLLREFALEYRTCRERVLQQLTKRAAHRERSKTRGRLITETEKFSGIAEAVLPLAVVSSSPKEQMEAGHESMKIVLTSPTDTPARRSRASQGTGHGTPTQSSPAQEDVPSSPDDASDEIMDQLVKSVTHNANPRPCPNKERRRSRVNRKSCKSHPCVLVPWSISVPTLCPLYSVPSPCPCLTSVSLLRCFFPSLCPCPLILSHLCVSVAIPCPISLPRLWPIPTFPLISVPVTVFCSISLSLYPVCMPRPISMSLGSVPMPCPLCPCSHALSDSFPMGNPRPDMLSPPDRMYPEMSPCH; this comes from the exons atGGCCGTGGTGGAGGCGGCTGAGGCGACGGTGCAATGCCGGGTGCAGTACCTGGAGGACGCGGATCCCTTCGCCTTCGGCAGCTTCCCGGAGCCCCGACGAGCCCCGGTTCACGCCGTGGAGGAGGCGCTGGCCCTGGGAGCGCAGCTGCCCGCGCTGCACCGCCTGGTCGGGTGCCCGCTGCCG CTGGAGGACTGCACGCTGCAGATCTCACCCTCTGGACACTACTTGGACCTCGACTTGTCCCTGCTGGAACAGAAGGATGATCTGGAGGGTTTCTATGAGGAGGTCAG GAAGGGGAGACGGCCAACCCTGATCCTGCGCACGCAGCTTTCCGTCCGAGTCCACGCCATCATCG agaagctgtacaACTCACAGGGCCCGGAGCTGCGGAGATCCCTCTTCTCCCTGAAGCAGCTCTTCCAG GAGGACAAGGACCTGGTGCCAGAGTTTGTGAACCTGGAGGGGTTGACATGCCTGATCAAAGTGGGGGCAGAGGCTGACCAGAACTACCAGAATTACATCCTCCGGG CCTTGAGCCAGATCATGCTTTTCATGGATGGGATGCAGGGTGTCATCAACCACAATGAGACCGTCCAGTGGCTGTACACACTGTCAGGAAGCCCA TTTCGCCTGGTGGTGAAGACAGCACTGAAGCTGCTCCTGGTGTTTGTGGAGTACACAGAGCCCAACGCCTTGCTGCTCATCCGTGCCGTCAATGCCGTGGACCAGGCGAAAG GTGCCTGTCCATGGTCCAACCTAATGGCCATCCTGGAGCAGCGTAATGGGgctgacacagagctgctggtgttCGCCATGACACTGATCAACAAG ACACTGGCAGCCCTCCCAGACCAGGACACCTTCTACGACGTGACCGACTGCCTGGAACAGCAGGGCATGGAGCAGGTGGTGCAGCAGTACCTGGGCAGCAAGGGCACCGACCTCGACTTGAAGCAGCAGTTCACACTCTACGAG AGTGCTCTCAAGCTGGAGGATGATGTGGAAGAGCCGCCCCTGGGGGGACGCAAGGAGCGGAGGAGGACAGACGAGGGCCGGCGTGGGTGGCGATCCCAGGGCGGCTCCCAGGATGCCAGTGCCGATGCCCAGCCACTGCTGGGGTCTCCTGGCACCCCAAAGGAGCCCCCAGCTGAGAACATCCTGCCTATCCCTGCACCAAACAACCCAGCAGA ACCCACCAGCATCTACAACAGCACGTCCAGCGTGCGGCTGGCCCTGGCCTCCCCCCCAGCCGAGAAGGAGCAGCCCCCAGGCCCAGGAGAGCGCAGCGTCTACAA AGCTCGCTTTTTGGAGaacctggctgcagcccagaaGGAGAAGATCTCTTCCATGGCCAAGGGACGGCTCGATGTCCTCAGTGACACTACACTGGAGCATCCTACTGCTCTTGCATGGGAAAGAGACCACGGCACCTCTGATTCCGGGATGGAGCCACCCAGCATAA ggtcTCGTTTGGTTCGACCTGACATCACTGACTCCTGCAGCACCATCTCCTCTGACACCAAGTTTATGCTGGACATGCTCTTTGCCAAGGGCTCCTCAGAGTCAGGGAGGGAGAAGACGTTCCATGAAAGACCTTTATCCCCCCAGATCCAGGGTGAGGCGGAGATGGACACCAAGGGAAGtagcagccaggagcaggagagtGCCCGGcactgtgccagggcttcagATGGACCAGTAGCCAGTGCCCATGCCAAGCTGGTACGTGCCATGTCCAGCATAGATGACGAGACCCACACGCAGAAGCTGGAGAACACCAGGATGATGCCCATCAAAAAGGACACAGAGCTGACATGGGAGCGCCTGGAGACCATCCCTGTGCAGCTGAAGATCAAGGACCTGGACTTCACTGATTTGGGGGAAGAAGAAGATTTTGACATTCTGGACACAGGGCCAGTGACCAACGGCTCTTTCGTCCCTCCTGACATTGAAGCAATGAGTGCTGGAACATTCATGGCTCCCCCtccacctcctgccctccctggttgcccaccaccaccacctccacctcctgccatccctggttgcccaccaccaccacctccacctcctgccctccctggttGCCCACCACCTCCACCTCCTGCAGTCCCCAGCTGCCCACCCCCACCAGGGCTGCCAGGTCCCTCAACAACAGATGGTCCTTCCCAGGCCAAGAAGAAGAGGACAGTGAAGCTCTTCTGGAAGGAGCTGAAGCAGCTGGATGACACTGTGGGGCCTGGCAGGTTTGGCCAGGGGACACTCTGGGCATCCCTGCAGAATGTTGAGGTCAATGCTGCCAAACTGGAGCATCTCTTTGAGTCAAGGTCAAAGGAAGCACCAACCTCAAAG AAAGCCACTGATGGCAAgaaggtggtggtggtgttggACCCAAAGAGGAGCAACGCCATCAACATTGGCCTCACCGTGCTGCCGCCCATCCATATAATCAAGACAGCCGTGCTCAACTTTGATGAGTTTGCAGTCAGTAAGGAAGGGATTGAG aaaATCCTAACCATGGTCCCaactgaggaggaaaaacagaagatCCAGGAGGCCCAGTTGGCCAATCCTGATGTGCCtttgggctctgcagagcagttcctgctctccctgtctTCCATTAGTGACCTCACGGCAaggctccagctctgggccTTCAAGCTAGACTAtgagagcctggagcag GAGATCGCAGAGCCGCTCTTTGATCTGAAGTTAGGCATGGAGCAGCTGGCCAGAAATCACACATTCAAGTGCATCTTGGCCACTCTGCTGGCCACGGGCAACTTCTTGAATGGTTCCCAG AGCAGAGGCTTTGAGCTCGGCTACCTGGAGAAGGTCTCAGAAGTGAAGGATACAGTACACCGGCAGTCCCTGCTCTACCATCTCTGCCAGATGGTGGTAGAGAAGTTCCCAGAAACCACTGACCTCTACTCAGAAATTGCCTCCATCACCCGCTCCGCCAAG ATTGACTTTGAAGAGCTGGCCAACAGCCTGGTGCAGCTGGAGCGGAGGTGCAGGTCTTCTTGGCACAACCTGAAGGTGATTGCCAAGCATGAGACCAAGCCAGTGCTGAAGACCAAGCTGACAGAGTTCCTCAAGGATAGCACCCAGCGCATCATCGTCCTGAAGGTGGTGCACAGGCGTGTCCTCAACAG GTTTCACTCCTTCCTGCTGTACCTGGGGTACCCAGCGAGCGCGGCGCGGGAGGTGAAGGTAACGTCCATCTGCAAACTGCTGCGGGAGTTCGCCCTGGAGTACCGCACCTGCCGGGAGCGcgtcctgcagcagctgacgAAACGCGCCGCCCACCGCGAGCGCAGCAAAACCCGGGGACGGCTCATCACCGAG ACTGAGAAATTCTCCGGCATTGCCGAGGCAGTTCTGCCGCTTGCCGTGGTGTCCAGCAGCCCCAAGGAGCAGATGGAAGCAGGCCATGAGAGCATGAAGATTGTGCTGACGTCCCCCACAGATACCCCTGCCCGCCGCAGCCGAGCCAGCCAAG GAACAGGGCATGGCACTCCGACCCAGAGCTCTCCAGCCCAGGAGGATGTTCCCAGCTCACCCGATGATGCTTCAGATGAAATCATGGACCAGCTGGTGAAATCGGTGACTCACAATGCCAACCCTCGACCCTGCCCCAACAAGGAGCGCAGGAGGTCCCGTGTCAATAGGAAGTCCTGTAAGTCCCACCCTTGTGTCCTTGTGCCCTGGTCCATCTCAGTTCCCACACTCTGTCCCTTGTACTCTGTCCCATCTCCGTGTCCCTGTCTCAcgtctgtgtccctgctcagatgctttttcccatctctgtgtccctgtccccttatcctttcccatctctgtgTCTCAGTTGCCATACCCTGCCCCATCTCTCTTCCCAGGCTCTGGCCAATCCCCACATTCCCTctcatctctgtccctgtcactgtcttCTGTTCCATCTCCTTGTCTCTGTACCCTGTCTGTATGCCTCGTCCCATCTCCATGTCTCTGGGCTCAGTCCCCATGCCTTGTCCCTTGTGTCCTTGTTCCCATGCCTTGTCTGACTCCTTCCCCATGGGCAACCCACGACCTG
- the FHOD1 gene encoding FH1/FH2 domain-containing protein 1 isoform X2 encodes MAVVEAAEATVQCRVQYLEDADPFAFGSFPEPRRAPVHAVEEALALGAQLPALHRLVGCPLPLEDCTLQISPSGHYLDLDLSLLEQKDDLEGFYEEVRKGRRPTLILRTQLSVRVHAIIEKLYNSQGPELRRSLFSLKQLFQEDKDLVPEFVNLEGLTCLIKVGAEADQNYQNYILRALSQIMLFMDGMQGVINHNETVQWLYTLSGSPFRLVVKTALKLLLVFVEYTEPNALLLIRAVNAVDQAKGACPWSNLMAILEQRNGADTELLVFAMTLINKTLAALPDQDTFYDVTDCLEQQGMEQVVQQYLGSKGTDLDLKQQFTLYESALKLEDDVEEPPLGGRKERRRTDEGRRGWRSQGGSQDASADAQPLLGSPGTPKEPPAENILPIPAPNNPAEPTSIYNSTSSVRLALASPPAEKEQPPGPGERSVYKARFLENLAAAQKEKISSMAKGRLDVLSDTTLEHPTALAWERDHGTSDSGMEPPSIRSRLVRPDITDSCSTISSDTKFMLDMLFAKGSSESGREKTFHERPLSPQIQGEAEMDTKGSSSQEQESARHCARASDGPVASAHAKLVRAMSSIDDETHTQKLENTRMMPIKKDTELTWERLETIPVQLKIKDLDFTDLGEEEDFDILDTGPVTNGSFVPPDIEAMSAGTFMAPPPPPALPGCPPPPPPPPAIPGCPPPPPPPPALPGCPPPPPPAVPSCPPPPGLPGPSTTDGPSQAKKKRTVKLFWKELKQLDDTVGPGRFGQGTLWASLQNVEVNAAKLEHLFESRSKEAPTSKKATDGKKVVVVLDPKRSNAINIGLTVLPPIHIIKTAVLNFDEFAVSKEGIEKILTMVPTEEEKQKIQEAQLANPDVPLGSAEQFLLSLSSISDLTARLQLWAFKLDYESLEQEIAEPLFDLKLGMEQLARNHTFKCILATLLATGNFLNGSQSRGFELGYLEKVSEVKDTVHRQSLLYHLCQMVVEKFPETTDLYSEIASITRSAKIDFEELANSLVQLERRCRSSWHNLKVIAKHETKPVLKTKLTEFLKDSTQRIIVLKVVHRRVLNRFHSFLLYLGYPASAAREVKVTSICKLLREFALEYRTCRERVLQQLTKRAAHRERSKTRGRLITETEKFSGIAEAVLPLAVVSSSPKEQMEAGHESMKIVLTSPTDTPARRSRASQGTGHGTPTQSSPAQEDVPSSPDDASDEIMDQLVKSVTHNANPRPCPNKERRRSRVNRKSLRRTLKSGLSDDMVQALGLGRAPGMEV; translated from the exons atGGCCGTGGTGGAGGCGGCTGAGGCGACGGTGCAATGCCGGGTGCAGTACCTGGAGGACGCGGATCCCTTCGCCTTCGGCAGCTTCCCGGAGCCCCGACGAGCCCCGGTTCACGCCGTGGAGGAGGCGCTGGCCCTGGGAGCGCAGCTGCCCGCGCTGCACCGCCTGGTCGGGTGCCCGCTGCCG CTGGAGGACTGCACGCTGCAGATCTCACCCTCTGGACACTACTTGGACCTCGACTTGTCCCTGCTGGAACAGAAGGATGATCTGGAGGGTTTCTATGAGGAGGTCAG GAAGGGGAGACGGCCAACCCTGATCCTGCGCACGCAGCTTTCCGTCCGAGTCCACGCCATCATCG agaagctgtacaACTCACAGGGCCCGGAGCTGCGGAGATCCCTCTTCTCCCTGAAGCAGCTCTTCCAG GAGGACAAGGACCTGGTGCCAGAGTTTGTGAACCTGGAGGGGTTGACATGCCTGATCAAAGTGGGGGCAGAGGCTGACCAGAACTACCAGAATTACATCCTCCGGG CCTTGAGCCAGATCATGCTTTTCATGGATGGGATGCAGGGTGTCATCAACCACAATGAGACCGTCCAGTGGCTGTACACACTGTCAGGAAGCCCA TTTCGCCTGGTGGTGAAGACAGCACTGAAGCTGCTCCTGGTGTTTGTGGAGTACACAGAGCCCAACGCCTTGCTGCTCATCCGTGCCGTCAATGCCGTGGACCAGGCGAAAG GTGCCTGTCCATGGTCCAACCTAATGGCCATCCTGGAGCAGCGTAATGGGgctgacacagagctgctggtgttCGCCATGACACTGATCAACAAG ACACTGGCAGCCCTCCCAGACCAGGACACCTTCTACGACGTGACCGACTGCCTGGAACAGCAGGGCATGGAGCAGGTGGTGCAGCAGTACCTGGGCAGCAAGGGCACCGACCTCGACTTGAAGCAGCAGTTCACACTCTACGAG AGTGCTCTCAAGCTGGAGGATGATGTGGAAGAGCCGCCCCTGGGGGGACGCAAGGAGCGGAGGAGGACAGACGAGGGCCGGCGTGGGTGGCGATCCCAGGGCGGCTCCCAGGATGCCAGTGCCGATGCCCAGCCACTGCTGGGGTCTCCTGGCACCCCAAAGGAGCCCCCAGCTGAGAACATCCTGCCTATCCCTGCACCAAACAACCCAGCAGA ACCCACCAGCATCTACAACAGCACGTCCAGCGTGCGGCTGGCCCTGGCCTCCCCCCCAGCCGAGAAGGAGCAGCCCCCAGGCCCAGGAGAGCGCAGCGTCTACAA AGCTCGCTTTTTGGAGaacctggctgcagcccagaaGGAGAAGATCTCTTCCATGGCCAAGGGACGGCTCGATGTCCTCAGTGACACTACACTGGAGCATCCTACTGCTCTTGCATGGGAAAGAGACCACGGCACCTCTGATTCCGGGATGGAGCCACCCAGCATAA ggtcTCGTTTGGTTCGACCTGACATCACTGACTCCTGCAGCACCATCTCCTCTGACACCAAGTTTATGCTGGACATGCTCTTTGCCAAGGGCTCCTCAGAGTCAGGGAGGGAGAAGACGTTCCATGAAAGACCTTTATCCCCCCAGATCCAGGGTGAGGCGGAGATGGACACCAAGGGAAGtagcagccaggagcaggagagtGCCCGGcactgtgccagggcttcagATGGACCAGTAGCCAGTGCCCATGCCAAGCTGGTACGTGCCATGTCCAGCATAGATGACGAGACCCACACGCAGAAGCTGGAGAACACCAGGATGATGCCCATCAAAAAGGACACAGAGCTGACATGGGAGCGCCTGGAGACCATCCCTGTGCAGCTGAAGATCAAGGACCTGGACTTCACTGATTTGGGGGAAGAAGAAGATTTTGACATTCTGGACACAGGGCCAGTGACCAACGGCTCTTTCGTCCCTCCTGACATTGAAGCAATGAGTGCTGGAACATTCATGGCTCCCCCtccacctcctgccctccctggttgcccaccaccaccacctccacctcctgccatccctggttgcccaccaccaccacctccacctcctgccctccctggttGCCCACCACCTCCACCTCCTGCAGTCCCCAGCTGCCCACCCCCACCAGGGCTGCCAGGTCCCTCAACAACAGATGGTCCTTCCCAGGCCAAGAAGAAGAGGACAGTGAAGCTCTTCTGGAAGGAGCTGAAGCAGCTGGATGACACTGTGGGGCCTGGCAGGTTTGGCCAGGGGACACTCTGGGCATCCCTGCAGAATGTTGAGGTCAATGCTGCCAAACTGGAGCATCTCTTTGAGTCAAGGTCAAAGGAAGCACCAACCTCAAAG AAAGCCACTGATGGCAAgaaggtggtggtggtgttggACCCAAAGAGGAGCAACGCCATCAACATTGGCCTCACCGTGCTGCCGCCCATCCATATAATCAAGACAGCCGTGCTCAACTTTGATGAGTTTGCAGTCAGTAAGGAAGGGATTGAG aaaATCCTAACCATGGTCCCaactgaggaggaaaaacagaagatCCAGGAGGCCCAGTTGGCCAATCCTGATGTGCCtttgggctctgcagagcagttcctgctctccctgtctTCCATTAGTGACCTCACGGCAaggctccagctctgggccTTCAAGCTAGACTAtgagagcctggagcag GAGATCGCAGAGCCGCTCTTTGATCTGAAGTTAGGCATGGAGCAGCTGGCCAGAAATCACACATTCAAGTGCATCTTGGCCACTCTGCTGGCCACGGGCAACTTCTTGAATGGTTCCCAG AGCAGAGGCTTTGAGCTCGGCTACCTGGAGAAGGTCTCAGAAGTGAAGGATACAGTACACCGGCAGTCCCTGCTCTACCATCTCTGCCAGATGGTGGTAGAGAAGTTCCCAGAAACCACTGACCTCTACTCAGAAATTGCCTCCATCACCCGCTCCGCCAAG ATTGACTTTGAAGAGCTGGCCAACAGCCTGGTGCAGCTGGAGCGGAGGTGCAGGTCTTCTTGGCACAACCTGAAGGTGATTGCCAAGCATGAGACCAAGCCAGTGCTGAAGACCAAGCTGACAGAGTTCCTCAAGGATAGCACCCAGCGCATCATCGTCCTGAAGGTGGTGCACAGGCGTGTCCTCAACAG GTTTCACTCCTTCCTGCTGTACCTGGGGTACCCAGCGAGCGCGGCGCGGGAGGTGAAGGTAACGTCCATCTGCAAACTGCTGCGGGAGTTCGCCCTGGAGTACCGCACCTGCCGGGAGCGcgtcctgcagcagctgacgAAACGCGCCGCCCACCGCGAGCGCAGCAAAACCCGGGGACGGCTCATCACCGAG ACTGAGAAATTCTCCGGCATTGCCGAGGCAGTTCTGCCGCTTGCCGTGGTGTCCAGCAGCCCCAAGGAGCAGATGGAAGCAGGCCATGAGAGCATGAAGATTGTGCTGACGTCCCCCACAGATACCCCTGCCCGCCGCAGCCGAGCCAGCCAAG GAACAGGGCATGGCACTCCGACCCAGAGCTCTCCAGCCCAGGAGGATGTTCCCAGCTCACCCGATGATGCTTCAGATGAAATCATGGACCAGCTGGTGAAATCGGTGACTCACAATGCCAACCCTCGACCCTGCCCCAACAAGGAGCGCAGGAGGTCCCGTGTCAATAGGAAGTCCT